A single genomic interval of Acidaminococcales bacterium harbors:
- a CDS encoding YjfB family protein, with the protein MGLDPIVDMAVKMKYQSVKEQASFSIMKMALDLAEQSGQDILKMTESVEPAPAPLGNFPGNIIDILA; encoded by the coding sequence TTGGGCTTGGATCCAATCGTTGACATGGCTGTCAAAATGAAGTATCAATCCGTAAAAGAACAGGCCAGCTTCAGCATAATGAAAATGGCGCTCGATCTGGCCGAACAGTCCGGGCAGGACATATTGAAAATGACCGAATCCGTCGAACCAGCTCCCGCGCCGCTTGGCAATTTCCCCGGCAATATTATTGACATTTTAGCCTAA